Proteins encoded together in one Dehalogenimonas sp. THU2 window:
- the rpsL gene encoding 30S ribosomal protein S12, which yields MPTVNQLIRKGRRKLTKKAKTPALHYNFNALKNRNVYGAGSPQKRGVCLQVKTTTPKKPNSALRKIARVRLSNHMEVTAYIPGEGHNLQEHSVVLIRGGRVPDLPGVRYHIVRGTLDTAGVANRKQGRSKYGAKVAKAGKAGPVKKK from the coding sequence ATGCCGACGGTAAACCAGTTGATCAGAAAAGGGCGCCGTAAACTAACCAAGAAAGCCAAGACGCCCGCACTGCATTATAATTTCAATGCGCTCAAGAACCGCAACGTCTATGGCGCTGGTTCTCCGCAAAAACGCGGCGTGTGTCTCCAGGTGAAAACCACGACCCCCAAGAAACCGAATTCGGCGCTGCGGAAAATCGCCCGCGTCCGTTTGTCCAACCATATGGAAGTCACGGCTTATATTCCCGGCGAAGGCCACAACCTGCAGGAACATTCAGTAGTGCTAATCCGCGGCGGCCGCGTGCCGGATTTACCGGGTGTCCGCTACCACATCGTCCGCGGCACTCTGGATACAGCCGGGGTGGCCAACCGCAAACAGGGGCGCTCCAAATACGGCGCCAAAGTGGCCAAAGCGGGCAAGGCCGGACCGGTCAAGAAGAAATAG
- the rpsG gene encoding 30S ribosomal protein S7, protein MARRSSGIKRNPVAPDAKYNSVIVAKLINRLMYSGKQNTAEQVVYGAMDIMGAQEGKDAVTLVEQAVKNVTPLIEVKARRVGGANYQVPVEVRPERAFSLALRWLAKSSRARTGKSMAEKLSAELTDAAKGLGSAVKKREETHKMAEANRAFAHYRW, encoded by the coding sequence ATGGCAAGACGTAGTTCCGGCATAAAAAGGAATCCTGTGGCACCTGACGCGAAATACAACAGCGTAATAGTCGCCAAACTTATCAACCGCCTGATGTACTCCGGCAAACAGAACACCGCGGAGCAGGTGGTGTATGGTGCCATGGATATAATGGGTGCCCAGGAGGGCAAGGACGCCGTTACCCTGGTGGAACAGGCGGTCAAAAATGTTACCCCCCTGATCGAGGTCAAGGCTCGCCGCGTCGGCGGAGCCAACTACCAGGTACCGGTGGAAGTACGCCCCGAGCGCGCCTTCTCCCTGGCGCTGCGGTGGCTGGCCAAATCATCACGGGCCCGCACCGGTAAGTCCATGGCGGAAAAACTGTCAGCCGAACTTACTGATGCCGCCAAGGGGCTTGGATCAGCGGTCAAGAAGCGTGAAGAAACACATAAGATGGCCGAGGCCAACCGTGCCTTCGCTCACTATCGCTGGTAA